The Corynebacterium renale genome includes a region encoding these proteins:
- a CDS encoding multicopper oxidase family protein has protein sequence MLIQRRTLFKGAAAAAVITAGGATLSACGSATPRGWEGQPRPLPIPPLDEGTMVDGVRTFDLHAGAHDAQILPDTTTRAWGFNGGHLGPTLYFKKGDRVQVNVHNGLDEMTTIHWHGMKIPAEHDGGPHQPIEPGEVWEPQWTIEQPAATLWYHPHPHERTALHAYRGLAGGIVIDDGTAEKAGLPRDYGVDDIPVIIMDQKFNEDGSLNEESDPDLGLKGDVPTVNGITNPYFNATTTRVRLRILDASTMRFFNLAFDDGREFQVVATDSGFLPAPVTVDHVKMGPGERQEIIVDLEPGKDAVLRAIPHPDRLGVPDTEHAPDFGLDDDFDLLTIVAPQEGTAPAALPTTLIDEPPLPTDIAEVRDFALNTFQINGEYMDMNRVDVTIDHSQPELWRVTNENADWIHNFHIHDARFQVTDVRGTDVDFWTQGWKDTVTIPPGATVDLLVEFGYYPDPKWAYMYHCHMLLHEDAGMMGQFVVVKPGESADLAAIASHGGHHEH, from the coding sequence ATGCTCATTCAACGCCGAACATTGTTCAAAGGTGCAGCTGCTGCAGCTGTCATCACCGCCGGGGGAGCAACGCTGAGCGCGTGTGGGTCTGCCACGCCGCGCGGATGGGAGGGTCAGCCGCGCCCACTGCCTATCCCGCCTCTCGACGAAGGCACGATGGTGGACGGGGTACGCACCTTCGACCTGCACGCCGGGGCCCACGACGCCCAGATCCTTCCCGATACCACTACGCGGGCCTGGGGTTTTAACGGCGGTCACCTAGGCCCCACCTTGTACTTCAAGAAGGGCGACCGCGTCCAGGTCAACGTGCACAACGGCTTAGACGAGATGACCACGATCCACTGGCACGGCATGAAAATTCCCGCCGAACACGACGGTGGGCCGCACCAGCCCATCGAACCCGGTGAGGTGTGGGAACCCCAGTGGACAATCGAGCAGCCTGCTGCAACGTTGTGGTACCACCCGCACCCGCACGAACGGACCGCCCTGCACGCATACCGCGGTTTGGCAGGCGGGATCGTCATCGATGATGGCACCGCAGAAAAAGCGGGCCTGCCTCGCGACTATGGGGTAGACGACATTCCCGTAATCATCATGGACCAGAAATTCAACGAGGACGGATCGCTGAACGAAGAATCCGACCCCGACCTTGGCCTCAAGGGGGATGTGCCCACGGTCAACGGGATTACGAACCCCTATTTCAACGCCACTACCACCCGCGTGCGCCTGCGCATCTTGGACGCTTCCACAATGCGCTTCTTCAATCTCGCCTTCGACGATGGCCGTGAGTTCCAGGTCGTTGCCACCGACTCTGGCTTCCTACCAGCACCGGTCACCGTGGATCACGTGAAGATGGGGCCCGGTGAACGCCAAGAAATCATCGTGGACCTTGAGCCCGGCAAAGACGCCGTCCTGCGCGCCATCCCGCACCCGGACCGCCTGGGCGTCCCGGACACTGAGCACGCCCCCGACTTCGGGCTTGACGACGATTTCGACCTTCTGACCATCGTCGCCCCGCAGGAGGGCACCGCGCCAGCTGCCCTACCCACCACGCTTATCGACGAACCCCCGCTGCCCACCGACATTGCCGAAGTCCGCGACTTCGCCTTGAACACCTTCCAGATCAACGGCGAATACATGGACATGAATCGCGTCGACGTGACTATCGACCACTCCCAACCAGAGCTATGGCGCGTGACCAACGAGAACGCCGACTGGATCCACAACTTCCACATCCACGACGCCCGCTTCCAGGTCACCGACGTGCGCGGAACGGACGTGGATTTCTGGACCCAAGGCTGGAAAGACACCGTCACTATTCCGCCTGGAGCCACGGTGGACCTCCTCGTGGAGTTTGGCTACTACCCGGACCCTAAGTGGGCCTACATGTACCACTGCCACATGCTTTTGCATGAGGACGCAGGCATGATGGGGCAATTTGTCGTCGTTAAGCCGGGTGAGTCAGCCGACCTTGCTGCGATTGCATCGCACGGTGGGCACCACGAGCATTAA
- a CDS encoding MFS transporter — protein MTNKDSSQLENYNARRFVWSNGLQNIGDQVLSPKSVLPWIMHGMGVPNFFTALLTPIRESGSMLPQAAITPWVLSQKSRKRVWIIGSLGQAVSAALIGVAALFTEGWVFGLLTILFLATLALSRSLCSISSKDVQGRTISKGHRGRVTGRATVIGGAVALIAGAGLSMVPDDATEILIALIFGSAACWFCATLVFRTIKEPDYEDAPEEPKSPIDWGFLRTCWDLFSGDKLFRNFVIVRTLLLVTALSTTFIVVLAREAGASLSGIGAFLAASGLASLVGGRVSGWLSDISSRNVMAAGSAFASIVLLALVASAAWATHDINVWAMPIGFFLVNLAHTAIRVARKTYVVDMAEGDNRTTYVSSANTIMGIMLLLVGGVSAVISLAGAAASLIFFAVLGLLGTLLASRMKDVS, from the coding sequence ATGACCAATAAAGATTCTTCCCAGCTAGAGAATTACAACGCCAGGCGTTTCGTGTGGTCCAACGGACTGCAAAATATTGGCGATCAGGTTCTCTCCCCGAAATCCGTCCTCCCGTGGATTATGCACGGTATGGGCGTGCCTAACTTCTTTACAGCCCTGCTCACACCGATCCGCGAATCTGGCTCCATGCTCCCGCAGGCTGCGATTACCCCGTGGGTACTATCCCAGAAATCCCGCAAGCGGGTCTGGATTATCGGCTCTTTAGGTCAGGCAGTATCCGCAGCGTTGATTGGCGTTGCTGCCTTATTCACCGAGGGCTGGGTATTCGGCCTGTTAACCATCCTGTTCCTGGCCACGCTGGCACTATCGCGTTCCTTGTGCTCCATTTCGTCGAAAGATGTGCAGGGCCGCACGATTAGTAAGGGCCACCGCGGCCGGGTTACCGGCCGGGCTACGGTCATCGGCGGTGCAGTAGCGCTCATCGCGGGTGCGGGCTTGAGCATGGTGCCTGACGACGCCACCGAAATCCTCATCGCCCTCATCTTCGGGTCCGCTGCCTGCTGGTTTTGTGCCACATTGGTCTTCCGGACCATTAAGGAGCCCGACTACGAAGACGCTCCCGAGGAGCCGAAGTCTCCCATCGACTGGGGCTTTCTGCGCACGTGCTGGGATTTATTTAGTGGTGACAAGCTCTTCCGCAACTTCGTCATAGTGCGCACCCTTTTGCTGGTCACCGCCTTATCGACGACCTTCATCGTGGTCCTGGCCCGCGAAGCCGGTGCCAGCCTCTCGGGAATCGGTGCTTTCTTGGCTGCTAGTGGTTTGGCTTCCCTGGTGGGTGGGCGCGTTTCTGGCTGGCTGTCGGATATTTCCTCACGCAACGTAATGGCTGCTGGTTCGGCGTTCGCATCCATCGTGTTGCTCGCACTGGTCGCTTCGGCGGCGTGGGCCACCCACGACATCAACGTGTGGGCCATGCCCATCGGTTTCTTCCTGGTCAACCTCGCGCACACCGCGATACGGGTGGCACGTAAAACCTATGTCGTAGACATGGCAGAAGGCGACAACCGCACCACCTACGTCAGTTCCGCAAACACCATCATGGGCATTATGCTGCTGCTCGTCGGTGGGGTTTCGGCGGTCATTTCTCTCGCGGGCGCAGCCGCCAGCCTTATTTTCTTCGCGGTCCTCGGACTGTTGGGAACGCTCCTGGCTTCCCGTATGAAAGATGTTTCATAA
- the glmU gene encoding bifunctional UDP-N-acetylglucosamine diphosphorylase/glucosamine-1-phosphate N-acetyltransferase GlmU, translating into MKSATQKTLHSIGGRSLLSHSIHAAAGIAPEQIVVVVGHQRDQVSPAVDAVAEELGRPLIQAVQEEQLGTGHAVRCGLDQLKDFEGTVLVTNADVPLLSPETLHKLEEAHAGAAATVLTIRLDDPTGYGRIVRNEDGDVTAIVEHKDASDAERAIQEVNSGVFAFDASVLRTALTELRSDNAQGEFYITDVLEIARNAGHTVRAHVADDAAELAGVNDRVQLAALGRELNRRTVEKAMRGGATIIDPATTFIDVTVTVGHDVTIEPGTQLRGTTTIADGATVGPDTTLVNMTVGEGASVIRTHGLDSEIGAHANVGPFTYVRPGTVLGERGKLGGFVEAKNAQIGAGSKVPHLTYVGDATIGEESNIGASSVFVNYDGVNKHHTTVGSHVRTGSDTMFIAPVTVGDGAYSGAGTVIKNDVPAGALVVSGGKQRNIEGWVVKNRPGTAAAHAAAEAEKAAGADAAGANVASDDSEKTESASE; encoded by the coding sequence ATGAAATCTGCAACGCAGAAAACTCTGCACTCTATCGGCGGACGCAGCCTGCTCTCGCACAGTATTCACGCGGCCGCAGGTATTGCCCCTGAACAGATCGTGGTAGTTGTGGGGCACCAGCGTGACCAGGTCTCCCCCGCCGTCGACGCCGTGGCCGAGGAGCTGGGGCGCCCGTTGATTCAGGCAGTTCAGGAAGAACAGTTAGGTACTGGCCACGCGGTGCGCTGCGGGTTGGACCAGCTGAAGGACTTCGAAGGCACGGTCCTTGTCACCAACGCCGACGTCCCTCTCCTCTCCCCCGAGACGCTGCACAAGCTGGAAGAAGCTCACGCCGGCGCAGCCGCGACCGTACTGACAATCCGCCTCGACGACCCGACCGGCTACGGCCGCATCGTCCGCAACGAAGATGGCGACGTCACCGCCATCGTCGAGCATAAGGACGCCTCCGATGCGGAACGCGCCATCCAAGAAGTCAACTCCGGTGTCTTCGCTTTCGACGCCTCCGTCCTGCGCACGGCACTCACCGAACTCCGCAGCGACAACGCCCAAGGCGAGTTTTACATCACCGACGTCCTCGAAATTGCACGGAACGCAGGACATACGGTCCGTGCTCACGTCGCTGACGACGCCGCTGAACTCGCCGGCGTGAATGACCGCGTCCAGCTTGCTGCCCTGGGCCGTGAGCTGAACCGTCGCACCGTCGAAAAGGCAATGCGCGGCGGTGCCACCATCATTGATCCAGCCACCACCTTCATCGACGTGACCGTGACCGTGGGCCACGACGTGACCATCGAACCAGGCACCCAACTGCGTGGCACTACCACAATTGCCGACGGCGCAACCGTCGGCCCGGACACCACTCTGGTGAACATGACCGTTGGCGAAGGCGCTTCCGTGATCCGCACCCACGGCCTTGACTCCGAGATCGGCGCGCATGCAAACGTGGGCCCGTTCACCTACGTTCGCCCTGGCACCGTTTTGGGCGAGCGCGGCAAGTTGGGCGGGTTCGTCGAGGCGAAGAACGCGCAGATCGGTGCTGGATCGAAGGTTCCGCACCTTACTTATGTGGGCGATGCGACCATCGGCGAAGAGAGCAATATTGGCGCGTCCTCCGTTTTTGTGAACTATGACGGCGTGAATAAGCACCACACCACCGTCGGCAGCCATGTGCGCACGGGCTCGGACACCATGTTCATTGCTCCAGTCACTGTCGGCGACGGCGCTTATTCCGGTGCCGGGACCGTCATCAAGAACGATGTGCCGGCAGGCGCCCTGGTCGTATCCGGCGGCAAGCAGCGCAACATCGAAGGCTGGGTGGTGAAGAACCGCCCAGGCACGGCTGCAGCTCACGCAGCAGCCGAGGCAGAAAAGGCAGCCGGTGCCGATGCAGCCGGGGCTAACGTGGCCTCCGACGACAGCGAGAAAACAGAAAGCGCAAGCGAATAA
- a CDS encoding ribose-phosphate diphosphokinase, protein MTAHWKQTHKNMMLFSGRAHPELGEQVARELGIELTPMSAHDFANGEIFVRFDESVRGSDCFVVQSHTQPLNKWLMEQLIMIDALKRGSARTITAILPFYPYARQDKKHRGREPISARLVADLLTTAGADRIVSVDLHTDQIQGFFDGPVDHMHAMPILTDYIKGKYELNNICVVSPDAGRVKVAEKWANTLGDAPMAFVHKTRSIDVANSVVANRVVGDVEGKDCVLLDDMIDTGGTIAGACRVLKEAGARSVLIACTHGVFSDPARERLSQCGAEEIITTDTLPQNTEGWENLTVLSIAPLLAKTITEIFENGSVTHLFEGQA, encoded by the coding sequence ATGACTGCCCACTGGAAGCAAACCCACAAAAACATGATGCTCTTTAGCGGCCGGGCACACCCAGAGCTCGGCGAGCAGGTCGCACGCGAACTAGGCATTGAACTCACCCCCATGTCGGCGCACGACTTCGCAAACGGAGAAATCTTCGTCCGCTTCGATGAATCCGTCCGCGGTTCGGACTGCTTTGTTGTACAGTCCCACACCCAGCCGCTGAACAAGTGGCTGATGGAACAGCTCATCATGATTGATGCGCTCAAGCGTGGTTCCGCTCGCACGATCACCGCAATCCTGCCGTTCTACCCATACGCCCGCCAGGACAAGAAGCACCGTGGTCGCGAGCCTATCTCCGCCCGCCTGGTCGCTGACCTGCTGACCACCGCCGGCGCAGACCGCATCGTCAGCGTCGACCTGCACACCGACCAGATTCAGGGCTTCTTCGACGGCCCGGTCGACCACATGCACGCCATGCCAATCCTCACGGATTACATCAAGGGCAAGTACGAGCTGAACAACATCTGCGTGGTCTCCCCTGACGCTGGTCGCGTGAAGGTTGCTGAGAAGTGGGCTAACACGCTGGGCGACGCCCCCATGGCCTTCGTCCACAAGACGCGCTCCATCGACGTTGCCAACTCCGTGGTTGCTAACCGCGTGGTCGGTGACGTGGAGGGCAAGGACTGCGTGCTTCTCGACGACATGATTGACACCGGCGGCACCATTGCAGGCGCTTGCCGTGTGCTTAAGGAAGCAGGCGCTCGTTCCGTACTCATCGCCTGCACGCACGGTGTATTCTCCGACCCCGCTCGCGAGCGTCTGAGCCAGTGTGGTGCCGAGGAAATCATCACCACCGACACCCTGCCGCAGAACACCGAAGGCTGGGAGAACCTGACGGTCCTTTCGATCGCTCCGCTGCTGGCGAAGACGATTACCGAGATCTTCGAAAACGGTTCCGTGACCCACCTCTTCGAGGGCCAGGCTTAA
- a CDS encoding enoyl-CoA hydratase-related protein, which translates to MDTPILVSEEGRVGVITLNRPKALNALNSALMNALIDALKSFDANPEIGAVIIRGSERAFAAGADITEMAQKTAPELYESDIFGRWDEMAQVRIPIIAEVSGYALGGGCELAMMADLIVASETAVFGQPEVGLGIMPGIGGTQRLVRAVGKSLAMDMILSGRRIYAEEALQAGLVARVYPQETVAEETLKLATTIGNYSRVATTRAKEAVNTAFETTLSQGVAWERRGFQAMFASYDQKEGMAAFVEKRAPTFRHR; encoded by the coding sequence ATGGATACTCCAATTCTGGTTAGTGAAGAAGGTCGCGTAGGGGTTATCACCCTGAACCGGCCGAAAGCCCTCAACGCACTTAATTCCGCGCTCATGAATGCGCTTATCGACGCCCTCAAGTCCTTCGACGCCAACCCCGAGATCGGGGCCGTCATCATTCGGGGCAGTGAACGTGCTTTTGCCGCCGGTGCAGACATCACCGAGATGGCCCAGAAAACCGCCCCCGAACTGTACGAATCCGACATCTTCGGCCGCTGGGATGAGATGGCGCAGGTACGTATTCCGATCATTGCGGAAGTCTCCGGCTACGCGCTCGGCGGCGGGTGTGAACTGGCGATGATGGCAGACCTCATCGTCGCCTCAGAGACCGCAGTATTCGGCCAGCCCGAGGTGGGCTTGGGAATCATGCCGGGCATCGGCGGGACGCAGCGCTTGGTGCGCGCGGTGGGGAAGTCCCTGGCTATGGACATGATTCTGTCTGGTCGGCGCATCTACGCTGAGGAAGCGCTGCAAGCCGGGTTGGTGGCGCGCGTCTATCCGCAGGAGACTGTGGCCGAAGAAACCTTGAAGTTAGCCACAACCATTGGCAATTACTCGCGCGTTGCCACCACAAGAGCGAAGGAAGCAGTAAACACCGCGTTTGAAACCACGCTCAGTCAAGGCGTGGCGTGGGAGCGGCGCGGTTTCCAAGCGATGTTCGCTTCCTATGACCAGAAGGAGGGGATGGCGGCGTTCGTCGAGAAGCGTGCTCCTACTTTCCGTCACCGCTGA
- a CDS encoding 50S ribosomal protein L25/general stress protein Ctc, translating to MATYPTIEASVRSEFGKGFARRLRRDWKVPGVIYSAETETLHFAAPLLEIQALVRNHGVNAIVEMDIEGEKHLTMVKHVDQNPLTLNIDHIDLLAIKRGEKVEVEVPVVIEGEPTPGTIAILNQDLVLIEADVLNIPEEIVVNVEGLEADDQVLAGDLKLGDATLVEDAENVVVTVSWPEVDEELEEAAEAAEEGGAEAGAESTEEAAE from the coding sequence ATGGCTACTTACCCTACTATTGAAGCATCCGTACGCTCCGAGTTCGGCAAGGGCTTTGCCCGCCGTCTGCGCCGCGACTGGAAGGTCCCGGGCGTCATCTACTCGGCAGAAACCGAAACTCTCCACTTCGCCGCACCACTGCTGGAGATCCAGGCACTGGTCCGCAACCACGGCGTTAACGCCATCGTTGAGATGGACATCGAGGGCGAAAAGCACCTCACCATGGTCAAGCACGTTGACCAGAACCCACTGACCCTGAACATCGACCACATCGACCTGCTCGCCATTAAGCGCGGCGAAAAGGTTGAGGTTGAGGTTCCTGTCGTCATCGAGGGCGAGCCAACCCCAGGCACCATCGCTATCCTCAACCAGGACCTCGTACTCATCGAGGCAGACGTTCTCAACATTCCAGAAGAGATCGTTGTCAACGTCGAAGGCCTCGAAGCAGACGACCAGGTTCTTGCTGGCGATCTGAAGCTTGGCGACGCAACCCTGGTCGAGGACGCAGAGAACGTCGTCGTGACCGTCTCCTGGCCTGAGGTTGACGAAGAGCTCGAGGAAGCTGCAGAGGCTGCTGAAGAAGGCGGCGCTGAAGCTGGCGCAGAGTCCACCGAAGAAGCTGCTGAGTAA
- the purU gene encoding formyltetrahydrofolate deformylase, with amino-acid sequence MSTTHHAERAYVLTFSCPDRAGIVARLASFLAGHGGVITEADYFLDPDTNRFFTRQAVRADSIAISLDQMREEIAEIAEEFGPTAHWRLWDTAEVKRAVLLVSHQGHCLRDLLDRVAENDYPMDVAAIIGNHDNLRHIAEHHGIPYHHVPFPKDQVGKRKAFDKVAELVNAENPDAIVMARFMQILPPDLCEMWAGRVINIHHSFLPSFMGARPYHQAYNRGVKLVGATCHYATSDLDDGPIIEQDIIRVTHKDSPEDLARLGRDVEKQVLARGLRFHLEDRVLVYGNRTVIFS; translated from the coding sequence ATGAGTACGACACACCATGCAGAACGCGCCTATGTTTTAACGTTTAGCTGCCCAGACCGTGCCGGTATCGTCGCCCGGCTCGCAAGTTTTTTGGCCGGCCACGGTGGCGTCATCACCGAAGCCGACTACTTCCTCGACCCCGACACCAACCGGTTCTTCACCCGCCAGGCAGTCCGCGCCGATTCCATCGCGATTTCCCTAGACCAGATGCGTGAAGAAATCGCCGAGATCGCAGAAGAATTCGGCCCCACCGCCCACTGGCGCCTCTGGGATACTGCAGAGGTCAAGCGCGCCGTTCTCCTGGTTTCCCACCAAGGGCACTGCCTGCGCGACCTGCTGGACCGCGTCGCTGAAAACGATTACCCGATGGACGTCGCCGCGATCATCGGCAACCACGACAATTTGCGCCACATCGCCGAACACCACGGCATCCCTTACCACCACGTCCCATTCCCGAAAGACCAGGTGGGAAAGCGCAAAGCCTTCGACAAGGTAGCCGAGCTTGTTAACGCCGAAAACCCCGACGCCATCGTCATGGCCCGCTTCATGCAAATCCTCCCACCGGACCTGTGCGAAATGTGGGCTGGCCGCGTGATCAACATCCACCACAGCTTCCTGCCCTCCTTCATGGGTGCGCGCCCCTACCACCAGGCATACAACCGTGGCGTGAAACTGGTTGGCGCAACCTGCCACTATGCCACCTCCGACCTCGACGACGGCCCCATCATCGAACAGGACATTATCCGCGTCACCCACAAGGATTCGCCGGAAGACCTGGCACGCCTGGGCCGCGACGTGGAAAAGCAGGTTCTTGCCCGCGGGTTGCGCTTCCACCTGGAGGACCGCGTGCTCGTCTACGGCAACCGGACGGTAATCTTCTCCTAG
- the pth gene encoding aminoacyl-tRNA hydrolase, whose amino-acid sequence MSSPLLVVGLGNPGPKYEGTRHNLGAMAADAYVADNFGSWTRHKKSQCQVAEFPGVIVAKPQSFMNLSGGPVAQLSAFFKVPPAHIVVLHDELELPLGQLQVRPGGGDRGHNGLRSITQALGTKDYVRLSLGIGRPPGRMDPAAYVLKPFSKKEQVELPIVCADAADEIETLRGA is encoded by the coding sequence ATGAGTTCTCCCCTGCTGGTCGTGGGCTTGGGTAACCCGGGCCCGAAATATGAAGGAACGCGCCACAACCTGGGCGCGATGGCTGCCGACGCCTACGTGGCCGACAACTTTGGTTCGTGGACCCGGCACAAAAAATCGCAGTGCCAGGTTGCGGAGTTTCCAGGTGTGATCGTCGCAAAGCCGCAGAGTTTCATGAATCTTTCTGGCGGCCCGGTGGCCCAGCTGAGCGCGTTTTTCAAAGTACCGCCGGCGCACATTGTGGTGCTTCACGACGAGCTCGAGTTGCCCCTCGGCCAACTCCAAGTCCGCCCCGGCGGTGGCGACCGCGGGCACAACGGCTTGCGCTCTATCACTCAAGCCTTAGGCACGAAGGATTATGTGCGCCTGTCCCTGGGTATCGGACGGCCGCCCGGTCGGATGGACCCGGCGGCCTATGTGCTCAAACCGTTTTCTAAGAAGGAGCAGGTTGAGCTCCCGATTGTGTGCGCGGACGCAGCCGATGAGATTGAAACGCTGCGCGGCGCCTAA
- a CDS encoding FAD-dependent monooxygenase, with product MTAPFTLNPTQELAGQTIIISGGGIGGAAGALALALRGADVTLYEQASEFKEVGAGLQIGPHGWRMLKKWGVLDHLVDLGYMPEYMQFRDAVNGDAILTMNFDEDFEEHFGGRYMVVHRSDLLSVLVEAAQQAGAKLHNGIRVEDCTTTDGGIDVLLHDRKSDKEKTVHADILIGFDGSHSVMRPKLVKDELVPSAYVAYRGTSPLETDPEAADINGVVGYIGPHCHFIQYKLRGGELLNQVGVFQSDRYLDGRDAGDIPEDWGNNEELATAYDHCIPYVKERSQKLWKDKWWQMADREPLHEWADGRMILLGDAAHPPLQYLASGAVMAMEDAEAIASFAADSAQANGGTPAWEEVLKEVEAERAPRAARIQTTGRFWGELWHLPGTARLLRNYLFQQAEGNWYRYADWLWKYDPCERAYIKDPSKGELPAELKEWRYTLVQRAAEDHGVVAK from the coding sequence ATGACCGCCCCATTCACTCTGAACCCAACTCAAGAGCTCGCTGGCCAGACCATCATCATCTCCGGTGGTGGCATCGGTGGCGCAGCCGGCGCGCTGGCACTTGCACTACGCGGTGCAGATGTGACCCTGTACGAGCAGGCCTCTGAATTCAAGGAAGTGGGCGCCGGCCTACAGATCGGACCGCACGGTTGGCGCATGCTCAAGAAGTGGGGTGTGCTCGATCACCTGGTCGACCTGGGGTACATGCCCGAGTACATGCAGTTCCGCGACGCCGTCAACGGTGACGCAATCTTGACCATGAACTTTGACGAAGACTTCGAGGAGCACTTCGGCGGCCGTTACATGGTGGTTCACCGCTCTGACCTGCTGTCCGTGTTGGTGGAGGCAGCGCAGCAGGCGGGTGCGAAGCTGCACAACGGGATCCGCGTCGAAGACTGCACAACAACTGACGGAGGCATCGACGTCCTCCTGCACGACCGCAAGTCAGATAAGGAAAAGACCGTCCATGCGGACATCCTCATCGGTTTCGACGGCTCCCACTCGGTTATGCGCCCCAAGCTGGTTAAAGACGAGCTCGTTCCTTCCGCGTATGTTGCCTACCGCGGAACCTCCCCGCTGGAGACCGACCCGGAGGCCGCTGACATTAACGGCGTCGTCGGGTATATCGGCCCACACTGTCACTTCATCCAGTACAAGCTGCGCGGCGGCGAGCTGCTCAACCAGGTTGGCGTGTTCCAGTCGGACCGCTACCTCGACGGCCGCGACGCCGGCGACATCCCCGAGGACTGGGGCAACAACGAAGAACTAGCCACCGCGTACGACCACTGCATCCCGTACGTCAAGGAGCGCTCCCAGAAGTTGTGGAAGGACAAGTGGTGGCAGATGGCTGACCGCGAACCCCTCCACGAGTGGGCCGACGGCCGCATGATCTTGCTTGGCGACGCCGCCCACCCGCCCCTGCAGTACCTGGCCTCGGGAGCTGTGATGGCCATGGAAGACGCCGAAGCAATCGCATCCTTCGCCGCAGACAGCGCTCAGGCTAACGGTGGGACACCGGCGTGGGAAGAAGTCCTGAAAGAAGTTGAAGCAGAACGTGCACCCCGCGCGGCGCGCATCCAGACCACCGGACGCTTCTGGGGCGAACTGTGGCACCTGCCAGGCACCGCACGCCTGCTGCGCAATTACCTGTTCCAGCAGGCAGAAGGCAACTGGTACCGCTACGCAGACTGGCTGTGGAAGTACGATCCATGCGAGCGCGCCTACATCAAAGACCCATCGAAGGGTGAGCTGCCCGCAGAACTCAAGGAATGGCGTTACACCCTGGTACAACGTGCAGCGGAAGACCACGGGGTCGTCGCTAAGTAA
- a CDS encoding MFS transporter: MTSPTTAPNGEPVIPTAPYPPVKRGKDGRFTVLGISGRRLAAVLVGWFFVVFDGYDLIVYGTVQTSLAHEWGLDNTALGAIGSTAFLGMVIGAVIVGRLSDSLGRKTAVIGSVLVLSIFTLLCAVAPNPWVFAAFRLIAGIGLGGLVPSVNAMTSDLVPRNKIAAWSTVMMSGVPIGGSIAAVAAQWIVPAHEEGWRIMFLLAFIPLVVGLPIALKVIPSSKAIEADYEAREGHDEPAGFKDLLVGRYRDVSIWFAIATFVTLLAWYGLGTWLPRLMETAGYNLGAALMFTLALNLGAVLGSVTTAWAGDRFGTLRTGVVAAGVAGVALLILLMHPPVWMVYLILIAAGVGTHGTQILIIAAVANFYPHNLRGTALGWALGVGRLGAVVAPQAAGLLLSMGLGVGSNYIMFGGAAILSALALFILNLKELKFAQVNVKEDTKQPVAVS; encoded by the coding sequence ATGACTTCACCAACAACCGCACCCAATGGAGAGCCAGTTATCCCAACTGCTCCCTATCCGCCAGTTAAGCGCGGCAAGGATGGACGCTTCACGGTCCTCGGTATTTCGGGACGTCGTCTAGCGGCAGTTCTTGTCGGCTGGTTCTTCGTCGTATTCGATGGCTATGACCTCATCGTCTACGGAACCGTCCAAACCTCACTTGCTCACGAATGGGGGTTGGACAACACCGCCCTCGGGGCCATCGGTTCTACCGCCTTCCTGGGGATGGTCATCGGGGCCGTGATTGTGGGACGGCTCTCTGACTCCCTGGGCCGCAAGACCGCAGTCATCGGGTCGGTGCTGGTGCTTTCCATCTTCACCCTGCTGTGTGCGGTCGCACCGAACCCCTGGGTATTCGCAGCCTTCCGCCTCATCGCAGGTATCGGCTTGGGCGGCTTGGTTCCATCAGTCAACGCCATGACCTCGGATCTGGTTCCCCGCAACAAGATCGCGGCGTGGTCCACCGTCATGATGTCCGGCGTGCCCATTGGTGGTTCCATCGCCGCAGTAGCCGCACAGTGGATCGTTCCCGCGCACGAAGAAGGATGGCGCATCATGTTCCTGCTGGCGTTCATCCCACTCGTTGTTGGACTACCCATCGCGCTCAAGGTCATCCCGTCGTCGAAAGCGATCGAAGCGGACTACGAGGCACGCGAAGGCCACGACGAGCCTGCCGGCTTCAAAGACCTGCTGGTAGGACGCTACCGCGACGTCTCCATCTGGTTCGCCATCGCAACGTTTGTCACCCTGCTGGCCTGGTACGGCCTGGGCACCTGGTTGCCACGCCTCATGGAGACCGCAGGCTACAACCTGGGTGCAGCCCTGATGTTCACCCTGGCGCTGAATCTCGGCGCGGTTCTGGGCTCGGTGACCACCGCGTGGGCTGGCGACCGCTTCGGAACCCTGCGTACGGGCGTCGTCGCAGCTGGCGTGGCAGGTGTTGCGCTGCTGATCCTGCTGATGCACCCACCCGTGTGGATGGTGTACCTCATCCTCATTGCAGCGGGCGTGGGTACCCACGGCACCCAGATCCTGATCATTGCCGCCGTTGCGAACTTCTACCCGCACAACCTGCGCGGCACGGCGTTGGGCTGGGCGCTCGGTGTGGGCCGCCTGGGGGCGGTTGTCGCACCACAGGCAGCAGGCCTGCTGCTGTCCATGGGCTTGGGCGTGGGATCGAACTACATCATGTTCGGTGGTGCGGCCATCCTCAGCGCCCTGGCGTTGTTCATCCTCAACCTCAAGGAGCTCAAGTTCGCGCAGGTCAACGTCAAGGAAGACACCAAGCAGCCGGTGGCCGTGTCCTAG